GGACCGTCACTTTGTTGTAAGGATCAGCCGGATTCATGGTGAATTTCTTACCGCGGGCATAAGGGGCGGCTATGATATCGTCGGCAATCATCGGGTTGTAGGTGCCGTCACCCAAAAGATGTTTCAGGTCGACCTTTCCTTCCGGATTAAAGTTACCGAGCCATTGGGTATTCGATTCGCAGGAGATTGTCGGACCATTCGCCTGTGCAGGAAAAATACCGGCCTTATGATCCATGATCCAGGGTTTTCCCAGAAGGGAACCCGGGTAAAGCTCGAGGTTAAAACCTATTTTTCCTTCATATTTCTGAGGGACGGGGGTATCCAGATCGACTGTTACGATGACATCGTCACCCTCTCCTGCTACACGGATCGTGTACCGGAATACAAAATCCGGATAAAGGGTCGGGTTAAAACCTGTCATGTGCCTGGACGAATCGGGATAACTTAACGTAACAGTTATACTGTTATCCGCCTCATTCACCTGGCGGCTCCGCAGAACGGGAAGCGGTTGCCATTGCCCCTGAGAGGTCTCCAGACGGATATCGCCACTGGCAGCCACACGATTGTTGTTCATAATAATAGTTACGCCGGTTTGTTTGCCCTCCGGATAGACATCGCTGAAAGCCATTATATCTACACCTTCATTACGAAGATAACCGGCAGGATCGAGTTTGAATTCCTGCGCCTGAAGAGGCTGGAATTGTATCAAAGCCAATAAGCCGATGCTTGTCAATATGTTCTTCATGATATGTATTCTTTTATATGTTGGTATCTGTTTGTAAGCCTTTATTTGCTTTCCAATAATTGACGGACGGCAAGTACCAGGAACATATAGTGCGAGGAACCTCCTCCCATCACATATTCTGTCTGTTGCCAGAGGAATGGGAAAGTCAGCAGTTCGGGGAAATCCGGACGGATCATGGCAGTCCCGGAGATCACACCACCGGGGATATAAGACCAATCTGCACGGTTCAAGCCATAGGCTACCGTTGCCGAATTGGCTCCCACCCCCGAAGCGAAGGAGGCGGTATTGCTACCCGGATGACAGCCCAGCACGAAGTTGAGCGCGCTGTAAAGCAACTCCGGCCCGAACAGGTCAGGGTAAGCCTGCACGAGAAAATACTGTTGATAGCCGAACGACTGGATATCCCAGCCTGCTCCCCAAATGCTCGGCTTATAAGGGACGCCATACGGGGTTTCCTTTTTCTGTTCTTCCAGTTCGCGGCGGAAAGCGGCGAGTGCCTTGCGTATGTTCTCTGTAAATTTTTTATCCTTGATGGCCTGATCGGCGCGTCCGATAAACCAGCCTGTACGGGCGATGTTATCAACGATCAGTTTCTGTTGGCCGAGGATATATTTTTTGTATCCATCCTCGTGAGTTGCCAGATAAAGTTCTACGGCAGCCTGTAACTTATTTATTTCCGAACGATCGGTCACACGAGTCCGATCAAACAATTCGCGGGCGGCCTGCAAAGATTGTACGCTCAGGGTATCGTTGAAGCCTTTCAACACACGGGAGACGGTAGCCAGGGCGGCGGCAGTGCTTAATTCGCGGGAAGGGTTATCTTCGGTGAATACCCAGCGGTCGTCGGCATTACCGATCACATTGTCGGTCATGGCACCGGCATCGCCCAGCATGACATACTGGCGCAGGTCGTTGCAAATAATTCCACGATACAGGCGGCCCAGAGCACGATAGCCTCCCACTACGGTTAAGGCACCATTCTCGACCTGTTGTAACAGGTCCGGTTTACCATCCGGCTGATGGATCTCGGTGATCCGGTTATGATGATCGATGGAGGTGACATCATAATCCTCGCAAAAAGCCTCATAAGCCAATGCCAGGATATAAGATTCACCGGCTTGCGATTCTACGCGCAGGTCGAAATCACCCGCGTCATGCCATCCGCCGATATTTAATCCCGGAACGATATCCCCCGGGGCATACTTTGTCAAAGTAGAAGCATTCTGCGTATATCCGTCGATATGATTCAGGGCGGGAGCCATACGGGCATCGTCCAAATGACAATAGTCGTGCCATACCCGATATTTTTCGTTCACCCGCATGTGGCACATTTGTACCGGAAGAAAATATTCCAGGACCGGCTGCCATACGCCCCGTTCATAGATATTCCGGGCGATGCGAAAAACAGAAGAGACCGAGTTTCCGTAACGAATCCGGTAAAGTCCTTCCTCCTTCACGTCCGTGAAATCAAATTTAAGATAGTTGTAACGCAGGAAGTTTCCCCACGGCTGTGGGGCTACGGCATGGATTTTCTCCTCTCCTTTTGCCGTAAGACGGTATAATATAGCTTCAGGACGTGCGCTATCGCGGCTATCCAACTCGATTATCGCTTCTTTCGGCTGCGCCGGGTGATAACCGACCTGTGAAGTCTGGATAACAGGCGTATACAGCCAATCTTTTACTACATTCGGAGTGATAGTCCAGCAGACAGCGCCTTTCGTCACTCCGGCGGGGATTTCGCTGCGGACGACAAACCAACCGTTATTATGGTTCATACGTCCGTCGTATAATTTTAATTCTGTGTTTTCCGATAAGATGGTAAATTTGTTGTAAGCGTCGTCAGGGCGAACGGTGTAACAATGTCCAACCGCATAAGGTTCGGCTATCAGATCGTCGGCGACGATGGGATTATAAGATGAACCGTCTCCCGCCAGCTGTTTCCGGTCAGCCAAGAGGCCGCTTTCTTTCGTAAAAGAACAGTAATTACCTGTATGCTGATGATTGGAACGTACATTTAAAGTAGGTCCGTTAGGCTGTTGTGGAAAAATACCGTCCTGTTCATCCATGATCCAAGGTTTGCCGAAAAGATCGCCCGGAAAAAGTTCGAGATTAAAACCGACCTTACCTGCGAAGTCTGCCGGGATAGGTCGGTCGAGGTCGACTGTCACTACGATATTCCCGCCTTTCCCTTCTACACGGACCGTATAATTGAATTGGAGGTCAGGGTAGATCATCGGATTAAAACCTGTCATATGACGGGAAGAATCGGGATAGGAAAGTCGCGTGATGATCGTGTTGGAAGTATTATCTACAATGCGATCCAGTTGTTTTGGCACCGGCTGCCATTGTCCCGGTGTTGCTTCGAGACGGATATCACCGTTGGTAGCGATCCGGTTACCATGCATGATAAGGCTGACGCCCCCCTGATGGCCTTCGGGATAGAAATCGTTGAACGACATTACATCTACTCCCCCGTTGTTGAAGTATCCGGATGAATTGAGCTTGAACTCCTGAGCCGTCAAGGAGAAGACAGAAGCCAGTAAATATATGCCGATAAGTGTTCGTTTCATGTGAATAAGATTTAATAAAGACCTATCAATCCCAAATAGCATAATGAAATGCAACAAGTTATTTTACCGTCTTTTTGATACGTTAAAAAATATTACCCGGTGAGGTAATCTGAAATACATGGTATAGTAATCTGATTTACCCGATAGGGCAATGTCATTTTGATAGTAACGTTTTTCCTCCGCAAAAGGAAATAGAGGGGGTGTTATAGGTCTTTCCTACAACAGACTTTAACACCCCTGCCTCCTCTCCAAAGGGAAGAGTTACTACCAAACTACAATAAACACTTACAATCAATAACCTGGATTCTGATCTTCCGGTCCGATCTCCGCATTCGTTAAGATTTCCTGATAAGGAATCGGATAAAGCATCTTATCCTTGTTATAATCGAATGTACGATAAG
This is a stretch of genomic DNA from Parabacteroides chongii. It encodes these proteins:
- a CDS encoding glycoside hydrolase family 9 protein; protein product: MKRTLIGIYLLASVFSLTAQEFKLNSSGYFNNGGVDVMSFNDFYPEGHQGGVSLIMHGNRIATNGDIRLEATPGQWQPVPKQLDRIVDNTSNTIITRLSYPDSSRHMTGFNPMIYPDLQFNYTVRVEGKGGNIVVTVDLDRPIPADFAGKVGFNLELFPGDLFGKPWIMDEQDGIFPQQPNGPTLNVRSNHQHTGNYCSFTKESGLLADRKQLAGDGSSYNPIVADDLIAEPYAVGHCYTVRPDDAYNKFTILSENTELKLYDGRMNHNNGWFVVRSEIPAGVTKGAVCWTITPNVVKDWLYTPVIQTSQVGYHPAQPKEAIIELDSRDSARPEAILYRLTAKGEEKIHAVAPQPWGNFLRYNYLKFDFTDVKEEGLYRIRYGNSVSSVFRIARNIYERGVWQPVLEYFLPVQMCHMRVNEKYRVWHDYCHLDDARMAPALNHIDGYTQNASTLTKYAPGDIVPGLNIGGWHDAGDFDLRVESQAGESYILALAYEAFCEDYDVTSIDHHNRITEIHQPDGKPDLLQQVENGALTVVGGYRALGRLYRGIICNDLRQYVMLGDAGAMTDNVIGNADDRWVFTEDNPSRELSTAAALATVSRVLKGFNDTLSVQSLQAARELFDRTRVTDRSEINKLQAAVELYLATHEDGYKKYILGQQKLIVDNIARTGWFIGRADQAIKDKKFTENIRKALAAFRRELEEQKKETPYGVPYKPSIWGAGWDIQSFGYQQYFLVQAYPDLFGPELLYSALNFVLGCHPGSNTASFASGVGANSATVAYGLNRADWSYIPGGVISGTAMIRPDFPELLTFPFLWQQTEYVMGGGSSHYMFLVLAVRQLLESK